The DNA window GAAACACGGCGTCGACACCCGTATGGTCCGGTATCCTCGAGAAGGCCACGAACTCTCTCGCTCGGGCGAACCCGCTCACGTCGTCGACCGCCTCGAGCGCATCGTCCGCTGGTTCGACGGCTACTCCGAGTACAGCGACACGCCGCCAGCCCTCGAGCGTGGTCGAGACGAGGGGCTTTCAGCAGCGGACAGCGATGGCGGCGATGCGGGTGACGATAGCGACTCGAGCGAGTAGCTGTCCAGTTCCACGTCTCTCCACGTCCCGAGTCATCCACAACGGGGTAACAACTACGGTCTCGAGGCAGCTATTGTTGGTATGGACAAAAACGTCGGCGGCTACGACCGGCCGCTGCGATTTCTCCTCGGCGCGGCGTTGCTTACGTACGGCTATCAGAACCGAGATCGGACGATTGGGACGCTCGCGTTCGTCGCCGGGAGCGACATTTTCGCGACTGCGATCATCCAGCGGTGTCCGTTGAACGCGCTGTTCGGGATCGACACCTGCGGCGAGGAGTAGCAGTAGAGAGTAGCGCGACTTCTGTGTTCCAGAGTGCACTTGAAACTACGGCAAGCAGTACACGGAACGGAGCTGATTGTCCGTCAGTCTGAATTTTGTACATCTAACTGACTTTCTACAGCTTCTAAGCGCTCCCCTAACTCATATATTATAATACATAAACTACTGAATAGTCCGAACGTCATCCCAACTATTGAACCGACAAGCCCGCCAGAAACCACACCAACAAACACCATGGCCAAAATTGGCAGTACAATAAATACTGGTTCTGTCTGAATTCTCATCAATCACATGGTATCAGAACTCAATCATAGTTGTTCTGGTGTCGATTGTTGTTTCCTCTCTTGACCTCGAGTGTCAGACCCTCTGGTGAACACCGAACCCGTATCCCTCCTGTTCAGACGAGAAACCGCCTCGAGTGCCGTTTCGAAACACCGATACCTCCCGCGCAAGACCAGTCGGCTATGGATCCAACCGTAATGCTGCCGCCAAAGCCGGACGAGCGCTGGACGATTGCCAAGCAACTCGGCCTCGAGACGGCCGTCGTCCGCTTTTGGGGGCACGACGGCGAGTGGTGGGACTACGAGACACTCATGCAGACGACGACGCGATTTGCCGACCACGGCTTCTCACTCGATGTCGTCGAGGATCGCCCGCCGATGAACAAGACAGTACTCGGTGAGGAGGGTCGCGACGAGGAGATCGAGACCGTCAAAACGCTCATCGAGAACATGGGCCGACTCGGCATCGACACCTACTGCTGGGTCTGGACCGAGAACCCAGTCGGCGTCATCCGCACCTCCGATTCGATGCCCGGCCGCGGCGGCTCCCAGCGTATCGGCTACGACAACGAGTGGATGGACCGCGCACCCGACCATCCCGCAGCCGACATCACCGAAGAAGAACTCTGGAACAACCTCGAGTACTTCCTCAACGAAGTGATGCCCGTCGCAGAAGAGTACGGCGTTAACCTCGCGCTGCACCCTGACGACCCGCCACGCTCGCCGGTTCGTGGCGTCCCGCGTATCGTCAAATCTGTTGAGGACTACCGCCGGATTCTCGACCTCCACGACAGCCCACGCCACGGCGTGACCTTCTGTCAGGGTAACTTCGCCGCGATGGGTGCGGACATCCCCGAGACGATCCGCGAGTTCGGCGACCGCATCCACTTCATCCACTTCCGCGATGTCGAAGGCGACGCCGACTCGTTCGTTGAAACGTGGCACGACGACGGCCCAACGGACATGCGCGCCGCGATGGACGCCTATCAGGACGCTGGCTTCGACGGCCCGATTCGACCCGACCACGTCCCACGGATGGTCGGCGAGGACGACCGCGAGGACGCCATGTCCGGCTACACCGACATGGGCCGCCTGTTCTCAATTGGGTACATTAAGGGCCTGCTCGAGTAGCGCAGTTCGACCCTGTCACGTGTCGAAAATACTCTAATCGCCTTTTTGCTGTGGCGACTCCAAACTTGCACATATTTGCAAGGTGCGAAGATATATTGAGCGCGGTTGCGTACAGTCAGTTATGACTGGGTTCGATCCCGCTCCAGAATCCGACGCTGCCACACAGCGGTGGCAAACGGGCACGGATACGTTCGGTCGGGTCTACAATGTCGCGCTCGGCGTTACCTCACCTACCGCGTACACCGAGGTCGCCACTCTCGCAGACTGCTCTCCAAACGCTGCCAAGAAGCATCTCGAGCGGTTGGCCGAGATGGGGATCGTTCGCGCAGATAGCGACAGTCGCCCTGCCCAGTACGAACGCAATGACGGCTATCTCGAGTGGCAAGATGCCAGCCGGATTGCCGACGAACTCACGACAGACGAGATCATTGATCGCGTGGCGACGCTGGAAGCGGAACGTGCGGCGTACGAGGACCAGTTTGGAACGACCGACCCGACGACGGTCTCCGTGTTCGACGACGACGACCACGACCACGACGACCACGATCACCACGCCGTCCACGAGCGAATGACGGCGATCTCCGAGTGGCAGGGAATTATTCGTGAGATCCGGCTGTACGAACTCGCTCGACAGCTCGCAGAGAACGACGGGCATTTGCTTCCAGCCTGAATGACGCCGTCCGACTCGGAGTCTCCACCTGACTCGACAGGGCCGCCGGATCGCCAAACGTTGCAATTGCTCGAGCGTCAGCTTGCGTCAGACCCACTTGTTTCGACGACTGCCTTCGACCCAGATTCGTACGAACCACGGCTCCTCAGTGCGTCACTCGAACGGGACCGGTATCCGGAGTCGATACCAGCGGCTCGAGTCGACATCCGGTGGTTCACGACGGCTGATTTTACAGTCCACTATATCGAGGCCCACGACGATGGAAGCCAGTGGGAATGCCGCTGGGATCGCCACCCCAACACGCACAATTCCCGATTGCATTTCCATCAGCCACCAACTGCAACCCAGGTCACTGATCTCGACCTTCCGTCACTCCACCCACTCGAGGTGTACTCGACAGTCCTTACTGCAATCGAACAGCGCCTCGAGACAGTCTGGTCCGACTGAAACGCGTACGAACAGACAACAGTCACGTCTCAGACGAGAGTGTGCAGATCGGACGAAGGTTGAGGGGAACGAGAAAGAATTCAGGTCGTCCGGAACGCTCGGTCGCCAGCGTCGCCCAGCCCCGGCACGATGAAGCCGTCGTCGTCGAGTCGGTCGTCAATCGAGACCGTCAGCAGGTCGACGTCGCTGAACTCGCTGTCGACGCGAAGCAGGCCCTCGGGTGCCGAGACCGCCGAGAGGACGATCATGTTCTCCGGATCGGGCGAGTTCTCGATGACGTGCTCGAGGACGGTACACATCGTTGAGCCGGTCGCGAGCATCGGATCGGCGATGATGACGGTGTCGTCTTCGGTGATCTCGGGCAGTTTCACGTAGTCGACAGTGATCGGGAACGAGCCATCCTCTTCGCGGCCGGCTTCTTCGTTGCGGCTCGCGCTGATGACACCCTGGCGGGCGCGTGGGAACGCCTTCAACAGTCCTTCGACGAACGGCGTCGCCGCGCGCAAGACATTGATGATTACGACGTCGTCGAGTCCGCGGACCTGCTCGCCCATCGTGGGCTCGAGTGGGGTGTCGATCTCGACGTATTCGGTTTCCATGCGGCCGTCGATGATTTCGTAGCCACAGATGCGCCCGAGTTTGACGAGGCCCTTGCGGAAGCTCACCTGCTCGGTCTCGACATCGCGAAGCTGCGAGAGCGTGTGTTTTGCGAGCGCGTGCGTGACCAGATACGCGTCATCCCGGTCTTCGATGGTCATACATCTATTCGCACGCGCCGGGACTTTTACGGTATCGATCACCACTGGGTGATGTGTGATGGGTTCGTTCCACACGATTTGGTGCTATTGCAGTGCGTTGGCTGGCTTTGTGTGTGAATTTCAGGCGTGATGGACACGGCAGTCGCACTCCGGCGAAGAGGTTTATAACAGTCCGAACCATACCACAGCCACGTCGAATGGAAGAGAGTATCTCGGGATTCAAGGTCCGCGGTGACTGGGGTGACGTCGTCGAACACGGCGAACGTATCACACATGCCCTTCGGGACGCTGGGACCCACGATGAGGCCGCTCTCGAGGATGCGTCCCTCGTTGACGCCTACGAGGAGTGGGACGAATGGCGACCGAAGGCACACGAAACCCTCGAGAGCGATGTCAGCGAGAAGACGTCAGAGCAAGCCAGCGTCGAGGAAGGAAAAGGCGAAAAAGCTGGCAAGAACCCGGACGAGGACATCAAGACAGCTGGTGAGAAGCTTTCAGAGTCGTACGAACAACTCGAGGGGGACGACCCGAATGCGGCTATGGATAACTGGAAAGAGTCAATCGATTACGTCGCGCGCGCGGCCGACTCGGCCAGTCGCAAGGCGCTCCGGCGCGTCGAGGACACGGTGTATCAGAACGTGATGACCCAACTCGCACCCTACTATTTCGATAACGAGTTGGTCAGTGCGAATATCCAGCAATCGGCTCGCGGGTTCGACAACGGCGAGCAGTTTGTCTTCGAGGTCAACGTCAACGACGACGAACTGAAAGACCACGTCTCCGATCGACTCAGCGAGTACGACGACGAGATCGATCGCTGGCACGTTGCCGTCGAGAAGGACACTGACGCAGCCGAAGCAATCGAAGGCGCGGAGCCGCCGCCAGAGCCCGACGAAGAGTCGCAGTCGACGACGAACTAAGATGGATTATTCCGCTGTTCCCTGCTGTTGACCCGCTGCGGCGCCGATACCAGGCACGGCGACGCGTTGTTCAATGCGGTCCATCAGCGAGGTTGCCGAGAGGACGAACCCACTATCCACCAGTGCGAGACGCGTGTCTATCGGCAGATACTCGACCGTCGAGGAGGCGATTCGACTCGAGTCGCCGTCAGTTGCCAACATCGACGCCCTCGAGCGCTGTTCTGACAACCACAGGTCGGCACACACTTGTAGGGTCCAGTAGTAACTGCCGTGTAGATGGTCGATCCCGCGACGATTGCAACGTTTCTCGTAGCCGCGCTCGCCAGCCTCTTTATGGCCTGGGCAATCGGCGCTGGCTCGAGTGGCTCGACTCCGTTTGCACCGGCTGTCGGGGCGAATGCGATTTCGGTGATGCGAGCCGGTTTTCTTGTCGGACTCCTCGGGTTTGCGGGGGCAGTGTTACAGGGTGCGAACGTCTCCGAGGCGGTCGGAAACGACCTGATCGGTGGCGTCGTGCTGTCGGCACCGGCGGCGACGATTGCACTCGTCATCGCGGCGGCACTGGTTGCGATTGGGGTGTTCGCGGGCTACCCGATCGCAACGGCGTTTACAGTCACCGGTGCAGTGATCGGCGTTGGCCTCGCAATGGGTGGTGATCCAGCGTGGCCGAAGTACATCGAAATCGCCACGTTATGGATTCTGACGCCGTTTGTCGGCGGCGGACTCGCCTACGCAATTGCCCGACTGTTACGAACGGAACCAATTTCCGAAGAGGCGCTGATCATGATTCTCGCTGCCTTCGTCGGTGTGCTCATCGCAAACATCGAGTTTGCCATCCTGGGCTCCGCCGATGCCGGGGGCGCGTCGATTGCCCAGGCAATCAGCGAGCCCCTCCCGATTCCCGAACTCGCCGGCATCGTCGCCGTCACCGCAGTGATGGCCGCTGCCTGGGCCGGGGCGATTGGCCTCGACCTTCGCGTCGGTACTGAACGCGGCGAGCGACATTTTCTGTTGATTCTCGGCGCACTGGTCGCGTTCTCCGCCGGCGGGAGCCAGGTCGGACTGGCGATTGGGCCGCTGATCCCGCTCTCCGGTGACCTCGAGATTCCACTGCTCGCACTGTTGTTTGGTGGCGGATTCGGACTCCTCCTTGGTTCGTGGACCGGCGCGCCACGGATGATCAAGGCAATCTCGCAGGACTACTCCTCGCTCGGACCGCGCCGCTCTATCGCCGCGCTCATTCCGTCGTTTCTCATCGCCCAGACGGCCGTTCTTTACGGCATTCCCGTCTCCTTTAACGAGATTATCGTCAGTTCGATCATCGGCAGCGGCTATGCGGCGGCCGGTGCCGGTGGCGGCGTCAGCGCCCGCAAAATGGGCTACACCGTCCTCGCGTGGATCGGCTCGCTCGCCGGCTCGATCATCATCTCGTTCGTCGGGTTCTACGGACTCGATATGCTCTTGTTGTAGCAGGATTTACACTCAACGCCTCACTCGAGCGATGATTGAACGTACACGTGTGTGGGCGTGAACGTGGGCATGAACATGGTCCCAGACCGAACGGGCTTTACCGACTGGGCAGTCAGGTTCTCCTATGGACGCGGATTCGCCCGTCGACCCGGACGACCCCGGAACGGTCCAGTGGCGACGTGATGCCACGACCTCGAGAACGATTCGATTGTTGTGGTCACTCGGCGTCGGTACCCTCTTCGCTGCGGTGTTGATCATCGCCGTCTGGCGAGTGTACGACATCGCCGGCCAGGCTAGCCAGTTCATACAGACAGTGATCCTTGCAGCCGTCGCCGCGACGATCGTTACTATTCTTGCGGTCGCCCTCAGCAGCAACTCGGCTCGTCAACTCGAGCGATTGCTTGCGCCACTCCCGATCCCAATGCCGTCTCGCACCGGGCTTGGTCGGGTGATGGATGCCGCACTCGGGACTGTGGTTATGAGCGTATTCATTACGACACTAATGGTTCTGGGGCGCATCGCCGCCCAGCCGGAACTGCTCGGCGAGGGCGGTGAGAGTCCCTTTACCGGCATCGCTGCGGCGACGATTCCGCTCGCAGTAGTCGGGCTTGCGCTGGCGTCATTTTTACACTCTGTTGGTGCTTTCGATCGCAAAGACAAGACGATCTATCTCTACGATCCCGATCAGGCGATCGATCTTTCCAACATCAACGCTGTCTCGGCTCGGACGATCGGTGACGCCACTATACTCACGCTCGAGTACGCCCAACCCGACGGCCAGTACATTGCCGGCCCCCGGCGGATTGTCGTCCCGCCCGAGGTTGCCGACGACGTTCACTCGACAGTCGGCGTGCGCCGACAGTGATTGACGGAGAAAATTGACCAGCGCATTCGTAACCGACTCCCGTCTCGATTCCGCTCGTTGTAGTCGGCCGTTCGTGACTACCGACGCGTCTGATCCGCAGTATCGTCACTTTCCGAATCAGTGTCGTCCGCCTCAGCCGTGAGATCGTCCTCGAGTTTTCGCAATCTGGCCATCATGATTCGCGTGTTTTCGACATCTTCGACGCTGATCCGGACGCCGTCGTAGGTGATCTCTTCACCCTCTTCGACGAGGCGGCCAGCACGATTGAAGATGAAGCCGGCGAGCGTTTCGAACTCCTCGCCTTCTGGAAGGTCGATCTCCATGGCCTCGTTGACGTCTTCGATGTTGACCTCGCCGCGGACGAGGACGGTGCGGTCGTCGATTTCCTCGATGGGCTGTTCCTCGCCGCCCTCGAGGATCTCGCCGATGATCTCTTCGACCATGTCCTCCATCGTCACGAGTCCCTCCGTGGTGCCGAATTCGTCGATAACGATGGCCATGTGCATCCGGTTTTCGCGCATCTCCGTCAGGAGTTCGTCGACGTTTTTCGATTCGGGGACGTGCAGCGTCGGCTGGATGAGATCTGCGAGGTCGAGGTCTTCGGCTTCGGTTTCGCCGTAGTTGAGATCACGGACGAGATCGCGGATATGGACGACGCCCTGCACGTTGTCGAGGCTGCCCTCGTAGACCGGAATGCGGGCGTGGCCGCTCTGGATACAGGTCTCGATGGCCTCGTCGATACTCGCGTCTTTTGGCACCGCGGTCATGTCGAGTCGCGGCGTCATGACCTCCTTGACGATGGTGTTGTTGAACCGAAAGATGCGGGTCAGCATCTCGTGTTCTTCTTCCTCGAGGACGCCCTCTCGCTCCCCGGATTCGATCATCTCCTGAATTTCGTCGCGGGTGACGTAGGGTGACTCAATCGCCCCCGAGGACCCGATGAGCCGATTTACCTGCCTGGTAAGATAATCAAAGAGCACGATCAGCGGGTAGAGCAGGTACTCTGTCGCTTTCAGCGGCTTTGCAATCCGACGGGACCACGAATCGGTGTTTTCGACCGCGTAGGATTTTGGGACGCTTTCACCGAACAGGAGGACAACGGCAGTGATACCAAAGGTTGCCAGCACGACGGCCGTCAGCCCGCCGAAGTAGAGGCCAAGCAGGGCGGTTGCAATCGAGGACATCGCAATATTGACGATGTTATTCCCAACCAAAATCGTCACAAGCAGTCGGTGTGGGTCGTCTTTGAGTTCCTTGACGAGGGTGGCATCTTTGAGTCCCTCCTCGACCATCCCCTCGAGTCGGTGTTTCGGGAGGTTGAACATCGCAATTTCTGACGAGGAGAAGAAGCCAGACAGCAAGATGAGAACGGTAACTGCGACTACGCCGAGGATCGTGATCGTCGAATCCTCGAGTTCGAGCCCGACTACTGATAGCTCGGGAGCAGCAAGCACGGCCTCGAACAGCAGAGATAACGCCATTGATGGAGACGATTGGGCCCGTATCGGTTAACCGTTTTCCATTTCAGGGTAAATCACCGCTGACGACACGTTTACCCGGGTCGTTATCGAACGAACGTCTATGGGAGATGCCGAGACTTCGATCACGTTCTATCGGCTGCAAGGGTGTCCGTACTGTGAGCGAGTTGCCCGCCTGCTCGGCGAGTTGGACCTCGCCTCTCAGTCGCGTTTCGTCGAGCCGTTGCACTCGAAACGCAACGCCGTCAAGCGCGTCGCTGGCGTACGAACGGTGCCGGTAATCGTCGACGAGAACACCGGCGTCACGATGGCCGAAAGCGGAAACATCGTCGACTATCTCGAGGCGACCTACGGCGGCGATTCGGACGCCGACTCCGAGGCGGCAGCCGCCGGAGGTGACGACTAATGCCGGAATTCGACGTCGTCGACCTCGAGCCGGCGTCTCACCCCGAACCCGGCGAGGACGCACCTGCGTTCACCCGACCGCTCGTGACCGACGAGTTCTGGGAGGACCGCTCGCTGTCGTCGGTAGTCACCGAGTCTGAGCGGACAATTCTCGTCTTCACGCCGATGATCGGCTCGTTTCTCGCGACCTACATTTGGGATGAACTGCGCGAGCGGGGCTGGAGCGGCGCTGACGGAACTCAACTCGTCGGCGTCTCGGCTGCGAACCCCTACACCGTCACACGATTTCTCGAGGACAATGACCTCGAGGTGCGGCTCTTCGCGGACCCGGCGAACGACGTGGCACGCGCCTACGGCGTCGAACACGATGTCGACGGCATGGCGGGAATTAGCGAGCCGCGACCCGCGATCATCGCGCTCGATTCGGACGGCACCGTCGAGCACGCCTGGGCCGCAGAGGAGTGGCCGGAGTTTCCCGACTACGACGCACTCGAGTCTGAACTGAATCTCGATCTCGAGTAGGGAGAACCGTCAGTCGGTTCGAGACCGCAGCTAACGCACTGACTCGAGGACGGTATTCTTTTGCCGATTCCGCCGCGAGTGACAGGTATGAACGCGAACGACGCCAGTGACGACCGCGCGATTGCGCGCGCAGCGGATGCACTCGACGATGGCGACCTCGTTGTCTACCCGACCGAAACCGTCTACGGCCTCGCCGCGAACGCACTCGAGTCGGCGGCCGTCGAACGGGTCTTCGAGGTGAAAGGTCGGGACTGGGACAAACCGGTCTCGCTCGCCGTCCCGACGTTCGAGACGGCGCTCGAGGCGGGCTATATCGAGGCAACTGAGCGCGAGCGGGCCTTCGCCGACCGGTTTCTTCCGGGTCCAGTCACGCTCCTCTGTGAACGGACAACTGTCGTCCCCGATGTGCTGACCGCCGGCCGAGAGCGAGTCGGGATTCGCGTGCCGGACTGCGAGCCAGCACTTGCTCTGCTCGAGGCCGCAGACTGTCCGATCACGTCGACGAGCGCCAACGTCAGCGGCCAGCCAAGTGCACGGACGGTCGACGAAATCGACGAGCGAGTCCGGGACGAGGCGGTCGTCCTCGACGGCGGTGAAACGCCGGGTACTGAGAGTACGGTTGTCGACCTCTCGAGCGAGACGATTCACCGTCGCGGCGCGCTCGCTGACGAAATTGAGACGTGGCTCGAGGGTGAAGACGGCGAAGGACGGTAAAAGGAGCGGCGGACGGCGTTATTCGAGAACGTACTGGTCAGCAACGACGCGTTCAGATCGGTGACGGTCGTACCAGCGCGAGAGGTCGTTCGCGAACAGCGTTGTGGTGGTTCGAACGCGCTGGGAGGCCGGCGAGCGAAAGAGTGCGATCAGTGACCACATCGTGCCCGAGGCGATGGCTCCGGCCGCAGAGAGGGTCATCCCAAGCGTGAAGAACGTAAACCCATAGACGAATCCAATCCCCATTGACGGCAGACTCGTTCCTAACGGCACGTTCGCACTCGCGTTGCGAAGCGTCGGGGCGAGAAAGACAATCGAGAGGCCACTTCCGAACATGAAGACGAGGTCTTGCCACATCATCAAAACCACTTACTCGATCACGAGTTAATAACTCTCTCGGTGTTGAAATCGGTTTGGAGGCCGTATACTCACTGATTACGACCACTTTCAAATCCGACGCGTTGCAGACGATGCAACAGGATAATAGTCAGAAAAAGACCACTACTGCTCGGTCGAACTCGCACTGAACGGGCCGTCGTGCCCACGGTCGTCCCGCTCAGTCGCTTATTCGTTCTCGAGGAGGCCGCTTTGCTCGAGGACGCGGCGGCCGGACTGGATGAGTTGGTGCTGGTGTCGTCGGCCGGTCTGGTTGTGGAGGTCGCCATCGCGTTTGACGATCTCTCCGTCGACCAGCACGGTGTCGATGTTCTCGACGCCGGACTGGAAGACAATCGTCTCGACTGGGTTGTGAGACGGCACCGTGTTGATGTCGTCCGTTCGAATCATGGCGATATCCGCACGCTTTCCGGGCGTTAGCGAGCCGACCTCGTCCGCGAGGCCGAGCGCGCGGGCACCCTCAATCGTCGCGAACTCGAGGGCGTCGTGAGCGGTCAGCGAGAGTTCCATGACCTGTTCGCCGGCTTCGACGGTCGGCTGGTTGTCGAGTGCGCGCTGGGTCTGGAGCGCCGTGCGGGTCTGGGTGAACATGTCGCCGCTGACGTTCGAGACGATGTCGACGCCAATCGACGGGATTGCGCCGCCCTCGAGCGTCTCTCGGAGCGGGGGCATGCCCATCCCCATCTGCATCTCGACTTCGGGCGTGATCGAGACGGAGCCACCGGAGTCGCCGATCAGTTCGAACTCCTCGTCAGTGAGGCGGTTGCCGTGGACGTAGTTCAGATCGTCGCCCAAGAGATCGAGTTCCGCGAGCGTCTCGACGCCGCCGGGACCGAGCGAGCCGATGTGCATCGAGGCGGGGATATCGAGTTCGCGCGCGAGTTCGATATCGTGAGTGACGACCTCGTCGCTCGAGTAGTCGGGGCCACGAATCCCCATCGCGAGCGTGAGCAGGTCGTCGTCATCGGCGTCGGCGAATCGCTCGTCGTGCACGCGGCGGATATCGTCTGGGTGCGGTTCCGTGCTCTCGTCCCACCACGTCTCGTTGTCGTCGCCTGGCGTCCCGTGGGCGAAGACGGCACGGATGCCCGCGTCCTCAAGCGCGTCGATTGCCCGGTTCGTGTGGCCGGGCGAGTTGGCGACGTGGAACCAGTCCATCACGGTCGTTGTCCCCGCGTTCAACTGCTCGAGTGCGCCAAAGAGATTGCCCAGGTAGACGTCGTTGGGCGTGTAGTGGCTGCTGATCTCGCCGAGCATCGTCTCGAGGTACTCCATGAACGACCAGTCGCCGGCGACGCCGCGGACGCCAGCCTGCCAGGTGTGGTGGTGGGAGTTGACGAAGCCGGGGAAGACGATGGAGTCGCTCGCGTCGATGGTCTCCGCGCCTGGTGCGTCGATATCGTGACCGATCTCCTCGATTCGGCCATTGTCGACCAACAGGCTCGCGTTCTCGAGAATGCCGTACTCCTCGTCGACGGTGACGATTGTGCCGTTTTCGATCAGCTGGCGTCCGTGCTCGAGTCCGTTTCCGTGGCCCGATCCCTGTCCACGACCGCGTCCGCGCCCGGGATTGCCCTCGTTGGCGCTGCCAATGCCGGCAAAGGAAAGCGCCGCCAGTGCGCCGCCGCTGAGTCCGAGGTAGTTCCGCCGCGAGACGCTCGAGTCGGTTTCGGTGTCAGGTTCGTTCATCATCCAATTGTACCGCCTGAGTGGAGTTGGAATTTCGTTCGGTATATTCCAACTCGTCGCTGGCGCGTGACAGATGCCTCGAGTGGCCGGATTCTGCGTGGTCTGCCGACCAAAACGATTATTGGAAAACACAATAAAGTTACATATACTGACGATGACCGCTTACGCTGCCCTTTCGTCCCCCGTTCGATTCGCACTCGAGGCGGCTGCCCTCGCTATCCTCACCGCCGTATTGCTGGTCGGCGGCACGCAGTCCGGACTCGTCGTGCCGACGATGACGTGGGTAACGCCAGTCCTCATACTCGCGGGCTGTGGCTTGGGAGTACTGTTCTGGTGGTCTTCGACCGACAGCGACCAGGGATTCGTCCACCCTCGGCTGTCCGGACGCACCCTCGTGGCAGGACTGCTCGCCATCCTTGCCGGCGGCGCGCTGTGGATCACATTCGTCCCGTCCGCGTACGGCGCTGATCTGGTCTACGGCGTGCTGGCGCTGGCCTGGACGGCGTTTGTCTGCTCGAGTATTGAGTACTGATTCTGTCAAACCAGTACTCAGTAACGGTTTTCAGAGAAATATATGATGGATTGAATGTAATAGGATCGTATGAGAGAACAAGGGACTGACTGGATGGTGGTATTGATGCCTACGTTTGCATTGGCTGTGTTAGCTTATGGAGTCCTCTCTGGGAGCCTGCTTCTTGCTGTTATTGTGATTCTCTTAGCGTGGATACTCAAGGTGTTATCTCAGATCGAGTCATCAATTTCCAACGAGCAGTAAGCGAGCAACGTCGTTCGAAAGACGTTTTACGTCTTTCGTGACTGAGCGAATCTCTGATTCGCGATGTCCGCGAAACCGTTTGGTTTCGCGTGATGACGAGACGCCGGAGGCGTCTCGAACCACAAGCGAA is part of the Natronolimnobius sp. AArcel1 genome and encodes:
- a CDS encoding amidohydrolase family protein; the protein is MNEPDTETDSSVSRRNYLGLSGGALAALSFAGIGSANEGNPGRGRGRGQGSGHGNGLEHGRQLIENGTIVTVDEEYGILENASLLVDNGRIEEIGHDIDAPGAETIDASDSIVFPGFVNSHHHTWQAGVRGVAGDWSFMEYLETMLGEISSHYTPNDVYLGNLFGALEQLNAGTTTVMDWFHVANSPGHTNRAIDALEDAGIRAVFAHGTPGDDNETWWDESTEPHPDDIRRVHDERFADADDDDLLTLAMGIRGPDYSSDEVVTHDIELARELDIPASMHIGSLGPGGVETLAELDLLGDDLNYVHGNRLTDEEFELIGDSGGSVSITPEVEMQMGMGMPPLRETLEGGAIPSIGVDIVSNVSGDMFTQTRTALQTQRALDNQPTVEAGEQVMELSLTAHDALEFATIEGARALGLADEVGSLTPGKRADIAMIRTDDINTVPSHNPVETIVFQSGVENIDTVLVDGEIVKRDGDLHNQTGRRHQHQLIQSGRRVLEQSGLLENE